The nucleotide sequence CGGAAGCCTTTGTCAACAGACTCTCGATGGTCACAGGCCAAGAATGAACCGAATGATGCGAGGATGATGCGCGAGACGACCATCGGACGCAGGGATTGTATCTAAGGAACGGGAGATTCATTCATGACAGCTTATAGCCGTTACCTTGTTGCAATCCTCTTCGTCTTTGGGGTTCAAGGAGACCTGATCTCCGGGGAAACCCCCGATGCATTTCCGCATCTGGTTCCTCAACGCCTGCTCGGCCTGGTTCATGCGCCGGAAGTTCGTCAAGAACTGAAGTTGTCGGCAGAACAGGTCGAAGACCTGGAAAAACTGCTTCGTGAACTCGATCTCACATGGTTTCGGTCCCGCAATCTTTCTCCCCAGGAACAACATCCCGTCGTGCACGAACTGGAACGAAAGGTGTGGGAATGGTTCGGAAAATCGACATCCGAATCACAACGCCAAAGATTGCAGCAACTGGAGTATTACGCTCAGGGGACCCGGCTTCTGCTGCGACGTGACGTGGCCAATCAGATCAGACTCTTCACTTCTCAGCAACAAAAGCTGGCTGAGTTAGCACGCGTGACAGACGAAGCTCAGATCGCTCTGGGGCGGACTCTGGCTGGTGACCCACAAATCAAAAAGTTGCAGGCGAAAGCCGACAAGGCTGCGAAGTCGGAACGCGATGGGATTGCAAAGATTCTGCGACCAGAACAGCAACAGCAACTCAGGTCGTTATTAGGTGATCCCTTTGATCCAACCCGCCTGAGAAGGATCTACGCGTTGGCTCCCGAGTTCGTGCCGGTCCAACACTGGATCAACTCGAGCCCACTGACGATGCAGGAACTTCGTGGCAAAGTCGTCCTGGTCCATTTCTATGCGTTTCAATGCCACAACTGCCACGCCAACTTCCCCGTTTATCAGCGATGGCAGAAAGAGTTGACCGGGAAAGGAGTGGTCCTGATCGGCATTCAAACACCGGAAACGAAGCGAGAACGAGACACAGATGCCGTGACGAATGCAGCGCGTGAACGCGAATTGATGTTTCCCATCCTGATCGACCTGGATTCCGCAAACTGGAATTCATGGGGTAACACGATGTGGCCTTGCGTCTATCTGGTGGATAAGCAGGGCTATATTCGAATGTGGTGGGCGGGTGAGCTGAACTGGAAAGGGGCGACTGCGGACAAAACGATCGAAGCCGCCGTCGAAGCCCTGTTGAAGGAAGAGTGATGGCGGGGATTGAGTCAGCGTCGACAGTAGCCTTCGCTCAGGCGTGATTTCGATTCTTTACCCATTTCAAACAGAAAAGCAGGTGACACCGGTGTCCCAACACATGAGAACTCATACGCTTGTTGCTCTCGTACTCGTATTGAGCAACATGGCAAGTGCCGCCAACCCCAAGGACTTTACCCTTTACTCGCCGACTCATGACAAGACATTTCGATTGTCTGAACACAAGGGCAAGATCGTCGTCCTGCACTTCCTGCTCAAGACCGAGTGTCCCTTTTGTCTGAAATACACCCACCAGTACGCGGAGCTGGCCGATAAGAACCCGAATGTCATTCACCTGTTCCTGAAACCCGACAGCGACGCAGAGATCAAAGCCTGGGCGGAAAAGCTGGATGCCGAAGACCTGTCGAAGCTTCCTGTCATTTATCGCGACCCCGATGCCAGCCTGGCAACGCAGTTCGGCATCGCCGACGGATACAAGTTTCACGGGCAAACGGTCCACTATCCGGCACTCGTCGTACTGGACGGGAATCACGAAGAGCTATTCCGCTACGTCGGAAAAAGCAACGCCGACCGCCTGAAAACCACCGACTTCGTCAAAAAACTAGCCGGTACAAAGGGACCACAGACGGAAGCGATCCATAAGGACTGACAGTCCGATTCAAACTTTTCCAGAGTGAAAATTCTTGGACTTGTGGGACAATCCTCGGAAGTCCTGCCCCGGGGAACCTACTGAATGGTTCAGCTACCATTCAGCGAGATGAGTAATGAGCGACCAGCCTGCGAAGCGGAAATGAATCGATTGCCAACGATCTTATTTCTCGCACCGCTACCAGCGATCACGCTGATGTACGGCGATTGACAATGGCTGCCTCGGCAGCTTTGTCACCGCCTTTCGCGCCGCGAACAACGTGCGAGTGATCCATCCGATTTTTGCCGCTATCGAACCCGCGTCGGAACGGGCACTTCAAGGTCAATTTGCTGATCGTCCTCATTCCAAGTCAGGCGCAAAGGTGACCGGGCAGGCTTGCGATAATCACCGGGCCACGCCAAGTGAGTCTCGCCAGCAGATTCGACGGTGAATCTGTAGTCCCCCGCTTCCAGCGACGCACCTTCCAGGGAACCACTCTGACGTAATGCGAATTGGCCGTCGTGGGCAGAAATGGCAAAGGCGACAGGCGTTTCGTCGACGCTCTCCTCATCATTCATGCGATAGATGGAAATGTGAACATCGCCCACTACGTCACCTCCCGCATGGATGATGCCCGGGGTGCCACCAGGGATCTCGCGGGGTTTTCCGCAACCGGAAATCAGCAGGCCCCAGGTGATGACCGCAAACCTCAAACCTGTTTTCATAAGACAACTCCTCAGACAAAAAAGCACGCTCCAACAGTCCTGCTAGAACTCGCCGACATTCTCTCCGCCATTGCGTGAGAACAGGGCTCGCCAGATGCTGAGGTCGATACTGTTGGATACGAACCGGACACTGCCGTCGGCCAGTGAAACCTGGGTTCCGCCAGCATGGGCACTCCGGCTGCTCGAGAGCAGATCGCCGTGGAACGAGATGTCTGGATTCTTGCTGTTCGGAGTGAAAAACCCATTGACGAGCGTGTGAAAACTCGTTGTCCGAATCCATGATCCCGCTCGGGTTCCCAAATATCCTGTAGCTGCAGTCGCGGCGAGGTCTTCTGCTATGCGACCACAGGGTGAACCACCCCCACCGGCCCGTCGCATCTGTCGTTGAGGATCTGTGAAAACCGTGGTTGAGACCGTGTCACGTCCACCAAATAACGTCTCGGCCATAAAAATGGTATTGCTGGTTCCGTCCGTGATGTCACGAAATCGCGTGCTCACACCGCGCCAGAAGAGCCCGTTGGGTGCCGGAGTTGAGGTGGCGCAATAGTTCAGATTGTCTCCGGAACCGACATTGACCATGTAGTTCGTTCCAACCCACTCCACCCCACTATCGACGAGGACGGGATTGCCACTGTCAGATGGGCAGAGAAAGACCTCAAGCCGCCGATTCTGAATCCCCTGCAGAGCAGGGTTAAGTACGGTGTTCGGTCCACTTCCCAGCATTAAAGGGAGATTGAAGTTGATCAGGTTGCTGAGGTTGCCCTGGTCGATATAGGGAAGTAGCTGAGCCTGGGCGGAATAGCCGGTGCTGTTGGAAGAAATCAGCGGAAGGACGCGGTGAGAACTTTCGTAATTGTGCAGGGCCAACCCGAGTTGCTTCAGGTTGTTGCGGCACTGCGTGCGACGCGCTGCTTCGCGAGCCTGCTGGACCGCTGGCAGCAACAGAGCAATCAAGATTGCAGTGATCGCAATCACGACCAGCAGTTCGATGAGCGTGAATCCGTGCAGATTCCGCAACCAACGGGGACGAGTCATACCAACCTCCTAAGAAATAAAAACATCTGAGGGCGGCTCGGAGTGGTCCACCATAAGTCACGATTCGCCATAGACACCCCGCCGTCGAAATGATCCTATCGCCCCAAAACCGCTTTTGCAACTCTTGTGCATTTATATTTCATATGCACATGAATTGCATCTTGATTTCGTTGTCGTTAAGCTCCGGCATGAAATAAGTCGGCAAGCGGCCAGCAAGCTTTTTGTTCGTCCTCATCCGTTCGGATTGGCAATGCCTGCGACGGAAGCGGATGAAGAGGCCTCATGAACCGAGTACAGGTGATGACATTTTCAGTCGTCGTTCCGGTCGCCCCGAGGATTAAGGGGTAGCGAGCGATCGCGGGCTGGCGAACCTCCTTTGTTCTACCGACGGGGTCAGGGGACGAGGCCGCGCACCGCGCTGCAGTAGTTCCTCAAGCCGGGAATTCCGACTCGCACTGGCCGCCCTCAATGAAAATCTGCTTCCGGCCCTAAGCAGCCCTGCGCCTTCACATGCAACCCATAACGTTAATCCTGGAGAACTACTCGATGAGATCGAATCTGCGAAGTCAGCGCGGCAAATTGACGGGCTTTCTCGTGCTGACGGTGATGTCCACGTTCTGCATTGCGTCGAGCACAGCCGCTTCAGGCCAGCCGGAGCCCATGACACGGATCGTCTGGCAGGATCGGGACAGGAAAACGCTGATGTGGGGAGATCTGGTCAAAGCCGGAGCGAGCCTGATCCTCAAACCGGGAGGGCCTGTTCATGGTTTTCCCAAGCTTGACAAGGAACGTCACGAACTGGTGCAGATGGAGCGCATTGGAAATGTCTTGCTTGTCGGAGTACGGGATGATGATAGCGGCCAATTTCTCAGCGGGTGGGTCGCAATTGATCTGGGGGTTGACGAGATGCCGCACGGCGATCATTCCGATTTCACCTATCGCAGTCCCCCGCAGGTGCTGGCCAGTGTACTCGACCAGTCTCAGGGAAATCCGGCCCACCTCTATGTCTACGACAAGGCGTTTTACCTGGCAAATGACAGTCTGTCCGGTTACACGCGGCTGACTCCCGCACAGTTGACGGGACCTGCCGACCAGCGGAAGGGAACATTTCATCGCGGCGGCGGTGCGCACATCACACTGGCCGCGGTTGATCACAAGGTGGGATATGGAACGTGGATCCCCGGCGGAGGTCCCGATAAGGGCCGAATCGATGTTTCGGATCTGACAAAAACCGGCGACGACTCAATCGCTTATACATTCCATCTGCCTGTTGGCGGACTCCATGGTGCGGTTGCCAACTCTGGCCGGATCTTCTTCGCCCCATCCGATGGTGTGTACTGGGTCGATGCCGACCTGGAGCTGAAGCAGAAGGCAGAGACGGTCGTCATCAATCACCTTTCTCTGGGCAAAGACAAGGATTCCGATCG is from Schlesneria sp. DSM 10557 and encodes:
- a CDS encoding redoxin domain-containing protein, with the protein product MTAYSRYLVAILFVFGVQGDLISGETPDAFPHLVPQRLLGLVHAPEVRQELKLSAEQVEDLEKLLRELDLTWFRSRNLSPQEQHPVVHELERKVWEWFGKSTSESQRQRLQQLEYYAQGTRLLLRRDVANQIRLFTSQQQKLAELARVTDEAQIALGRTLAGDPQIKKLQAKADKAAKSERDGIAKILRPEQQQQLRSLLGDPFDPTRLRRIYALAPEFVPVQHWINSSPLTMQELRGKVVLVHFYAFQCHNCHANFPVYQRWQKELTGKGVVLIGIQTPETKRERDTDAVTNAARERELMFPILIDLDSANWNSWGNTMWPCVYLVDKQGYIRMWWAGELNWKGATADKTIEAAVEALLKEE
- a CDS encoding DUF1559 domain-containing protein — encoded protein: MTRPRWLRNLHGFTLIELLVVIAITAILIALLLPAVQQAREAARRTQCRNNLKQLGLALHNYESSHRVLPLISSNSTGYSAQAQLLPYIDQGNLSNLINFNLPLMLGSGPNTVLNPALQGIQNRRLEVFLCPSDSGNPVLVDSGVEWVGTNYMVNVGSGDNLNYCATSTPAPNGLFWRGVSTRFRDITDGTSNTIFMAETLFGGRDTVSTTVFTDPQRQMRRAGGGGSPCGRIAEDLAATAATGYLGTRAGSWIRTTSFHTLVNGFFTPNSKNPDISFHGDLLSSSRSAHAGGTQVSLADGSVRFVSNSIDLSIWRALFSRNGGENVGEF
- a CDS encoding peroxiredoxin family protein; translation: MRTHTLVALVLVLSNMASAANPKDFTLYSPTHDKTFRLSEHKGKIVVLHFLLKTECPFCLKYTHQYAELADKNPNVIHLFLKPDSDAEIKAWAEKLDAEDLSKLPVIYRDPDASLATQFGIADGYKFHGQTVHYPALVVLDGNHEELFRYVGKSNADRLKTTDFVKKLAGTKGPQTEAIHKD